In Planctomycetia bacterium, the following proteins share a genomic window:
- a CDS encoding recombinase zinc beta ribbon domain-containing protein, which translates to RGWRNKLYTTRKGIAKGGMEFTRTSLWNLLTNPLYFGQVRHKDNVYAGEHEAIIDEVLWQRVQNQLERNGIHGGREIKNRHGSILKGLLRCVPCGCAMTPSYCCKNGKVQYRYYTCTKAQKQGWEKCSSKSVPAGQMEQFVLERIQGIGSDPSLQAEVLAIIHQHHEEHRQTLKSEQALLERELKRWQQEARNLVGQIKAGEVNTLVTSRLAEVQERIAHETPQLAQIRDELERLADWSITSESVATVLGRFDDLWKAMNIVEKQKLLQLLIDRIDYDGKVGQVTIHFHPTGLESLLTETLTENAA; encoded by the coding sequence GCGTGGCTGGCGGAACAAGCTGTACACCACCCGCAAAGGTATTGCCAAAGGTGGCATGGAGTTCACCCGCACCAGCTTATGGAACCTGCTCACCAATCCACTGTACTTCGGTCAGGTAAGACACAAAGACAACGTCTATGCTGGCGAACACGAAGCCATCATTGATGAGGTGCTCTGGCAGCGGGTGCAGAATCAACTGGAACGCAACGGCATCCATGGTGGCCGTGAAATCAAGAATCGCCACGGGTCGATATTGAAGGGTTTGCTGCGATGCGTCCCCTGCGGATGTGCCATGACACCATCGTACTGCTGTAAGAACGGTAAAGTGCAGTATCGCTATTACACCTGCACCAAGGCCCAGAAGCAGGGCTGGGAGAAGTGTTCTTCCAAGAGTGTGCCCGCAGGCCAGATGGAACAGTTCGTCCTGGAACGGATCCAGGGCATTGGCAGCGATCCTTCCCTGCAGGCTGAAGTGCTTGCCATCATTCACCAGCACCATGAAGAGCATCGGCAAACCCTGAAGTCCGAACAAGCTCTGCTGGAACGAGAACTCAAACGATGGCAGCAGGAAGCACGCAACCTGGTGGGCCAGATTAAGGCAGGTGAAGTGAATACCCTCGTAACCAGCCGATTGGCCGAAGTGCAGGAACGCATCGCCCACGAAACGCCACAGTTGGCCCAGATTCGCGATGAACTGGAACGATTGGCCGACTGGTCGATAACGTCAGAATCCGTGGCCACGGTGCTAGGTAGATTTGATGATCTCTGGAAAGCCATGAATATCGTTGAGAAGCAGAAGCTCCTGCAATTGCTAATTGACCGCATTGATTACGATGGTAAGGTGGGCCAGGTCACCATTCACTTCCATCCGACTGGCCTCGAATCCCTGCTGACCGAAACTCTCACGGAGAACGCTGCATGA